AATCTTTCACATTTTTTAAGGTTGTATTTGGTGAGATTTGAAGAAGTGGTAGTTAAGAAATAGGGTTAGAATCGGGCCAAGTGACACCCTTGCTCAAGCCTGGCCCGATTTTTTTTGGGATTTGTGCCAAGCTTAGgcttgaagaattttttttttccaaacttgAGCCCAAGCACGGTCCCAACCAAAATCCAATAAGGCTGCCTGAATTAGCCCTTTTGGGCCAAAAGACTAGGCCGACCCGAGTTGGCCCGATTAATGATTGTTAGCCTTATTAGCCTAAACCATGTTCTAGTTTCTGTTCTACTAATCTCCACCTGGGCATCCCCTCCGCACTGTTGGTGACTGCGGTCTCTCGTTCCACATGGCCATTTTCCGGTCAGATCAActccaactccattttcattgcTCTTCTCGTCTGGACCGTTGAGGATGTCGTAGGCTGCCACAATGTCACCATTTTTGTTCCATGTAATAAGGCCCTCAAGTGCAGCCAATGGTTGTGAAGACCcgtgcgggtgtgtgtttagtctcacatcggttattcgctgggtagattttgggtacttatataagatcaagaaattcaaataatactttttggctagtcattttgggtgaggtcctgggttgttacaaatggtatcagagtggactcggctcataacctatgtgCACTAGGAACACTGTATtacggatctattggggctgaccatgggccaatcgtggtatttgtaattagatttgaatgaatttgaacccttagcctaatGAGGACGTgaaggcttgaacggggggagtatgtgaggatccgtgcggacgtgtgcttagtcctatatcggttattcgttgggtagatcttgggtacttatataggatcaagaaactcaaataatatcttccggttagccattttgggtgagattctgAGTTGTTATAAGTATCCTTAGCTTGACAAGGACGTCAAGACTTGAACAGGGGGAGTATgtaaggatccgtgcgggcgtgtatttagtcttaTATCAGTTATTTGctgagtagatcttggatacttatacaggatcaaggaatccaaataataccttccggctagccattttgggtgaggttctgggttgttataaatggtatcagagcggacccgacccataacctatgtagactaggaaacactgcagcatggatccattgggactgaccacgggccgatcgtggtatttatgatatttttgaaCCTTTAGCTTGACGAGAACGTCAGGACTTGAatagggggagtatgtgaggacccgtgctggcatatgtttagtcccacatcggttattcactgggtagatcttgggtacttatacagaaataaggaacccaaataatatcttccagctagctattttggatgaggtcctgggttgttacaatggTCGTGTAGCCACCTTTTGGGCCAAGTTTGGACTTAGATCTTGGTCGACTTCGGGCTTCATTTCGGGCTTGGTCTTCAGGCCTGATCCAGGATCTAGCCGTCGGTCAGGCCTTGTAAAGTTTTCTTAATAATGAGGATATTCTTGGAGGCTATATTGATCAAATTTGGAAACCAAAGTCAAGGCATTTTGTTCGTTCGCACTCAAAAAATAAGATTTATACAAAAAGAGAATATGATCAAGAGGAAGTGAGCAGAAGGTGATAAATGTGCTTTATGTTTCATATGCCTGGTGAATGTTGTTCATCTTTTCTTGGCATActagtttgtgaagaaaatttgtATGCGACTACAAGAAACTTCTTATTTTAGGAGGTCAGGTTCTATTAGATTTGTGTCGACCATTTGAAGAAAGAAACATATGAAAATTTAAGGGCAATGGTGCCTGGGATGCAGCTATATCAGCACTTATTTGGGAGGTATGGTGGGAATGGAATGCTAGAATTTTCTTCAAGAAATATTCTTCACCTGATGATATCCTGTTTAAGTCTTCTATCTTGTTCGATCTTGGAttccaagaacaccataaacgAAGAAAATGAAGATTGTTGcccccaaccccccccccccgccccgcCTGCccgccttttcttttttttttggctgaggCTGCTGACTATACTCATTGCGGAAgaggtttgagcttttcttgtTAACCTGGTGCTTTGGGATTTGGTGTTAAATTTATGActgtttcttcttgtttttccaGGTAACATGGGATAGAAGTGAATGTAGTTGTGGATGACAATTGTTTTACTTTAATAGTTGTTgataatataaatttaatagtaaatatttctttatttttggaaaagttTGTGACCTATGGCCAGAATAAATATTACCAGAGTATTAGATGATGCTGGGAGTTATACTGTAATTAGATTTTTTATCTCTTTGTCAGGTTTTTAGATGTGTCCATCCATGCTGATCTCCATAAAGAATAATATTCTCACCAATGCTCATTGACCATATGCACAAACTGATGGAACTGACTGACTGGGTTTTATTGGTAACAGTGAACAATAATATTGCAGCTCATGTTCATGATGTaggtcttttccttttcttcttgtttcagGTCTGCCCCATCTGCTCTGTTAAGGTTGCAAGAGACATGCTAAATCATATAACAATTCAACATGGGCACTTTTTCAAGATATCCTTTTCCTCTACAAATTGTGCTGGGTTTATTCCTATGATATACTCTTGCAGCAAGTGAATTGTAAATTGTTAAAACATAAAATAAGATATTATCACTTTTCTCCTTAACTAGGATCACTTGCAGAGACGACGACGATTACGCAGATTTGCTATTCCCAGCAGCCAGACACTTTCTATGCTGGGAAGAGACCTTCGAGAGGCTCATATGCAATTACTTTTGGGAAATGGGGCCTATCGGTCTAGCAACAACAGTGCATCAAATACTTCGGCTGATTCATTTCTTTCATCATTTGTCCTAAATTTTCCACCATCTGAAACTGAAGAAACTTCAAAATCTTCCATCTCCTCTGCAAATGATGCTTGTATAAAACAAGCAACACCTTTGCAGACTTGGAAATCAAGGTAATGTTCAAACTTTTCCTCTCTTTGATGTTGAATATTATTGGTGTATTCATTTCACTTCTTTCTAATGCTTCTCatcgagaatattacttttgtTCTGCAAGGAAGATATTGTTGCGGTTATTCTAGTAGAAAGAAAATGTTCACTTTAAAGATTGGTAGTCCTAAAACTAGTGATAGAAAAAAATTAGTGGTTGTTTGCTTTCTGTCCAAATTTTGTTCTCAAAAAAGAAGGCCAGAATGAGCATAGATATAGAAAATATTGGTTGGTACTCCatttttttcattgaatgtGTAGGTATAGATGCTATAGATTTGAAGTTGGACCCCAATACAAGTAGTTTTCTTCTGCATCTATACAACATGAATCTATCCTGATTTAATTGGTTTTGAAACTTTAGGATCAAGCTAGCTTTGTTATCAAAAAGAGACAGAAAATCATTAACGAGCCTAGTACCGAATCATAGACATTTTAGGCAGGTACTAGGTCATGAAAATTctattttatgtgataaaaaaatagtttaactTGATAAATTTACTTAATGAAACAACATTGATAGGAAACTTCTCTCTTTTACAGGTGCTCCTTTGAGTTGGTTGTTGTGGCACAGAAAAAAAAGTTTTGCAACTAGAGGATAAAGTAATGATAAGTAACTAAGGCGGTATCACCATGTAAGTATGCATGTATATGCATCTAGGGAAACAACCTACACAAATATCCTATTAGTCAGCATAATGCCCTAGTAACAAGGTTTTGGAAAGCAGTCATGGTGAGTGAGTGGCTGGGTATTGCATAGTGCGCCTATGTGGTATGCTGCTGCATAACAGGCACATATATggttattattttatgaaaacattaaaaaatataaatgtgtATTGAACTAGATAAAGTAGAAAGAAATCGGTCAACATTCAGAAAAGAATTAAGTGTACACTTTCACACTTATTTGAGAGCATATTTTAGTAATCTACAGCATgtcaatataaaaaataatgaaaccTTTTAAGTCAAATACAACGAAGAAAATCTACAAATTATTAGAtgaagagtgagagagagagaggaggaggaggaggaggaggagaaagaaagatgCAGCTATTAGCATAAGGCCTTAGCTGCTTGGGTCCATGTCGGCATTTGAATATCCACTATGCGAACAGCTGCATACGTCGACCTTGTTGGCCCAATAGGCAGGTACTAGGTCGTGAAAATTCTATTTTATGTGATAGAAAGATAGTTTTAACTTGATAAATTTACTTAATGAAACAACATTGATAGGAAACTTCTCTCTTTTACAGGTGTTCCTTTGAGTTGGTTGTTATGGCTTAGAAAAAAAAGTTTTGCAACTAGAGGATAAAGTAATGACAAGTAACTAAGGTGGTATGACCATGTAAGTATGCATGTATATGCATCTAGGGAAACAACCTACACAAATATCCTATTAGTCAGCATAATGCCCTAGTAACAAGGTTTTGGAAAGCAGTCATGGTGAGTGAGTGGCTGGGTATTGCATTGTGCGCATATGTGGTATGCTGCTGCATAACAGGCACATATATggttattattttatgaaaacattaaaaatataaatatttattaaactagataaaaatagaaagaaatcaGTGAACATTCAGAAAAAATTAAGTATACACTTTCACACTTATTTGAGAGCATATTTTAGTAATCTACAGCATgtcaatataaaaaataatgaaaccTTTCAAGTCAAATACAACAAAGAAATCTACAAATTATTAGATGAAGAAagtgagtgagtgagagagagagagagagagagaggaggaggaggaggaggaggaggagaaagaaagatgCAGCTAATAGCATAGGGCCTTAGCTGCTTAGGTCCATGTCGGCGCCTGAATATCCACTATGCAAACATCTGCATACATGGTCGCCCAGCAGAGTGCAGTCAGCAGACCACTCTGCATATGCGGCTGTATGGGTAGGATGTTAAAATAAGAACCGGCACTACATGGCTGCATCCTATGGTCTTAGTACTTGCTAAAACTCTCACAAGATGCACATGAAAATTCCAGTCTAATAGATACTACTATATAATGAGAACTTTAGAGGTGAGTCTCAAAGCTAGAGGTGTGTCTCCGCTCTCCACCCTAGGCTCCCTCCATTGTGAAGTTCACCATGCTTGGATTCGGCTCCAGGtatctttttttcccccttcctTTAAATGTGAAGTTTTGGCCCTGTTTTCTAGGAAGAGTTCATACCATTTATGTCATCGATTCACCTAATTGACTTTTACTCAGGAGCCATATCTTATGTTGGAGATCTTCATGCTTTGTTTGTATAAATTGGGATGGATCACTGTGTGCCTAGTTGTTCAATCTTATGGTTTAGAAACCCCAAATTAGGCAAAAACCTAGCATCCCCTCCCTCCACCATTTGACTTCTAGGTGACACCTACAGGTGTTGCATGCTGATCTGAATGCATCCATTTCCCAGACAAGAGCCACAACTTGGCCCAGCTACTCGTGCATACAGtgaacaagtaatattttttccAATCTATATATGATTACAAAGTGAGGTGTGTTGCACCAGACGCACCTCCAACCTATTAAAGCTGTATATACATTTTAGGAAATATATTCCTATCTTTGATTTACTATTACTGAAGATAAAAGATCCACGACTACTGGAACCATGTCAGTTACTCAGATGGCAAATAGACCATCCATCCCACCAGGCTACTGTTTTCCCATTGTTTTTGGTTATAAATTTCAGCATACAGGACACAGATTTTTTACTCAAAGAGAAAGTACTGGAACAAATGTACTATTATTAGTCTATACAGCCAGCtatatgcatctacaaggacaATAAATGACAAATACAGCGCAGTTGGGGTTCATGTATATGCAGGTTCAATGTATGCAACTTACTTGCAAATTCATTGGTGGAGTTATaggatatatatagatatatatgtatatatgcaagAGGACTATAAAACCTGCAAGCTTGTTCCTGATTTTTGGGGTGGCTTTTCCTCATATATTACTGATACTATGTTGTGCTTTCTTATTGATGATAGCTAGACAGACCAAGATAGATTGTCAAACTCTTGGTTTCATTACTTTAGTGAGTCATCTTGTTGGTCATGGATGAGTAGGGGATGCAGCCAGTTCCTTTTtataatctgaaaattatgcatgaacATCAAGCATATTCTTAGATTTTGGACTTGAAAAGAACATTGACTGCAAAAAGAGTCTTAGGACTCTCTTTCTGGTACACTGTGCATGATGCATTTGTGTGCATTACCATGAGTTTTAATGCATCCTAGGTCTAATGCAAGTCTTTTTCTACATGGCAGTCTTGACTTGTCCTTGAGTCATGAAGAGAGGgaacaaaagctgaaacaggcAACTGTTAGAGCAACATTTGTGCAAGATCTGCTTCTGTCTGCTTTATTTGGTGATTGACCGAGGCTGCACCTAAACCTAATTGCAAATGGGTTGTTGGTGATTCCAAATGCCTAGAACACACTTCTGGTAACTGAATTATAGGTGAATGATTTTGTTAAGGTGTTCTGGGGCCTTGACAGCATGAGGTGCGAGATCATGTAACGGCCCTGTACACATTCTATAGATGCTTATCAAGGTTAAGTGACATCTCCCATCTTTGCCGCCTCTTAGGAAAATGCAAGTTGAATTGTACGATACATAAAGTATCATCGTGTTCGAATAAATCCACTCATCTATTCTACGAGTACTTAATATGCAATATGTAAAACTCGGTATGTATGAGTATGAATCAGTTATATTATTGGTATTTAATTAGAAACCCGCCCTTTCTCGTACAGTGTCATATCCAGCATCAGCATTCGGCAGCAGCTTGAGCATGTAAAAATTGTAAGCTAAAACGATATTCACATATCAGTGACAAGTTTATTGTTAGACTTTTAGTCCCATCAGGATTGCTATTTACATTGTGGAAGGTGTCTCCTCTTTCTGCTTTGAAGTATTAGCAGAATGACATTAACTAGCAGGTCAGGAAAATCATAAGCTATTAAGCGGA
This portion of the Phoenix dactylifera cultivar Barhee BC4 chromosome 11, palm_55x_up_171113_PBpolish2nd_filt_p, whole genome shotgun sequence genome encodes:
- the LOC103713198 gene encoding protein DEHYDRATION-INDUCED 19-like, which produces MDSDLWISRLAAAKRHYLLQQPQNPQSDRLGIDDVEMEEEVRLDFPCPYCYEDHDITSLCSHLEDEHAFESKAAVCPICSVKVARDMLNHITIQHGHFFKLQRRRRLRRFAIPSSQTLSMLGRDLREAHMQLLLGNGAYRSSNNSASNTSADSFLSSFVLNFPPSETEETSKSSISSANDACIKQATPLQTWKSSLDLSLSHEEREQKLKQATVRATFVQDLLLSALFGD